One window from the genome of Bradyrhizobium xenonodulans encodes:
- a CDS encoding PaaI family thioesterase, with amino-acid sequence MRAEADREFAAVAERIHANVGRQGFMNLVGAELSELARGTCTIAVERRPELLQQHGFFHGGVTAFLVDNATTIAAATSRGQPALTAEYKLNLLSPAVGEKLICRARVIKPGRQVSVVAADVFCVSDGVEKHTATALASIAMLSEEVAAKTKSPAA; translated from the coding sequence ATGCGAGCTGAAGCAGATCGCGAATTCGCAGCCGTAGCCGAACGCATCCACGCCAATGTCGGCCGGCAAGGTTTTATGAACTTGGTCGGCGCCGAGCTGTCCGAGCTCGCGCGCGGCACCTGCACCATTGCGGTGGAGCGCCGGCCGGAGCTGCTCCAGCAGCACGGCTTCTTTCACGGCGGCGTCACCGCCTTCCTGGTCGACAATGCCACGACGATTGCGGCCGCGACCTCGCGCGGCCAGCCGGCGCTGACGGCGGAATACAAGCTCAACCTGCTGTCGCCGGCGGTGGGCGAAAAACTGATCTGCCGTGCCAGGGTGATCAAGCCGGGTCGTCAGGTCTCCGTGGTCGCGGCCGACGTGTTCTGTGTCAGCGACGGTGTCGAGAAGCATACCGCAACCGCGCTCGCCTCGATCGCGATGCTGAGCGAGGAGGTCGCCGCGAAAACGAAAAGCCCGGCCGCCTGA
- the rplI gene encoding 50S ribosomal protein L9 yields the protein MEVILLERVSKLGQMGEVVKVRDGYARNFLLKRGKALRATADNRAKYDGMKADLEARNLASKGEASKIAEKIEGKNIIVIRQASEAGQLFGSVTVRDVVMAFEADGVSLDRPQVQLDAPIKTIGKHSITVAVHPEVEVEVTVTVARSQDEAERINRGEDISTRNEDRDAAAEAIAAAGEFFDPEAQQDEEPAPAAEETEK from the coding sequence ATGGAAGTCATTTTGCTGGAACGCGTGAGCAAGCTCGGCCAGATGGGCGAAGTCGTGAAGGTTCGCGACGGCTATGCCCGTAATTTCCTGCTCAAGCGCGGCAAGGCGTTGCGCGCCACCGCCGACAACCGCGCCAAGTACGACGGCATGAAGGCCGATCTCGAGGCTCGCAATCTTGCGTCGAAGGGCGAGGCGTCCAAGATCGCCGAGAAGATCGAGGGCAAGAACATCATTGTGATCCGTCAGGCTTCGGAAGCCGGCCAGCTGTTCGGCTCGGTCACCGTGCGTGACGTCGTCATGGCCTTCGAAGCCGACGGCGTGTCGCTGGACCGTCCGCAGGTGCAGCTCGATGCGCCGATCAAGACCATCGGCAAGCACTCGATCACCGTCGCCGTGCACCCCGAGGTCGAGGTCGAGGTCACCGTCACGGTTGCGCGCAGCCAGGACGAGGCCGAACGCATCAACCGCGGCGAGGACATCTCGACCCGCAACGAGGACCGCGACGCGGCCGCCGAGGCAATCGCCGCCGCCGGCGAGTTCTTCGATCCGGAAGCCCAGCAGGACGAGGAGCCGGCGCCGGCTGCGGAAGAAACCGAGAAGTAA
- a CDS encoding TetR/AcrR family transcriptional regulator, whose protein sequence is MTASVRDDLLAAGLVVFDRVGFEAATVAAIRTRAHASNGSFFHVFGSKKELAGALFLEVLRHYHAAMLAALDPVPDAALGINRLIRAHLDWVVTSRREARYLFEISRSEWGEDIRDAQRAQNARLAEGVERWRAPLVGSGELLPMTPVMFVSQLIGPAQIFCRAFLSGRDRADPRAEADTLIACANRALRPPDRINKT, encoded by the coding sequence ATGACGGCGAGCGTGCGCGACGATCTGTTGGCGGCCGGGCTTGTCGTGTTCGACCGCGTCGGCTTCGAAGCTGCGACGGTCGCCGCAATCCGCACCCGGGCGCACGCCTCCAATGGCAGCTTCTTTCATGTCTTTGGATCCAAGAAGGAGCTCGCGGGCGCGCTGTTCCTGGAGGTGCTCAGGCACTATCACGCCGCGATGCTGGCTGCGCTCGACCCGGTGCCCGATGCGGCGCTGGGGATCAATCGCCTGATCCGGGCGCATCTCGACTGGGTCGTCACCAGCCGCCGTGAGGCGCGCTACCTCTTCGAGATCTCGCGCAGCGAATGGGGCGAGGACATCCGCGACGCCCAGCGCGCGCAGAATGCACGCCTTGCCGAAGGCGTCGAGCGCTGGCGAGCACCGCTGGTTGGCAGCGGCGAGCTTCTGCCGATGACGCCGGTGATGTTCGTCAGCCAGCTCATCGGCCCCGCGCAGATTTTTTGCCGCGCGTTCCTGTCGGGACGCGATCGTGCCGATCCGCGGGCCGAGGCCGATACGCTGATTGCCTGCGCCAATCGCGCGTTGCGGCCGCCCGATCGCATCAACAAGACATAA